The following are encoded together in the Streptomyces flavofungini genome:
- a CDS encoding RsiG family protein, with product MGTVGTAGAAGIVGAPGAEAGGAAAAAGIGGTHVPRPPVQRTDSPVLPDVPAHDLTTLRLPELRELRRSTQQDEADLSYVRRLLQGRIDILRAETARRRAPGPGGRDPEATTAAESPLVVDRLPEILTDGPARHRSSARHVTLGTPHSEEYRRLAAEMLADVELSDLVARTDEELHAAMGRLVRYEQQVSRRRQEMQRTTDDCSAEIARRYREGEAQVDDLLA from the coding sequence GTGGGGACGGTGGGGACGGCAGGGGCAGCCGGGATCGTGGGCGCCCCGGGGGCCGAGGCGGGCGGGGCGGCCGCCGCCGCGGGCATCGGCGGCACCCACGTCCCGCGCCCCCCGGTCCAGCGCACCGACAGCCCCGTCCTGCCGGACGTACCCGCGCACGACCTGACCACCCTGCGCCTGCCGGAGCTGCGCGAGCTGCGCCGCTCCACACAGCAGGACGAGGCGGATCTGAGCTACGTACGACGGCTGCTGCAGGGCCGCATCGACATCCTGCGGGCGGAGACGGCGCGCCGCAGGGCCCCGGGCCCCGGCGGGCGGGACCCGGAGGCCACCACCGCCGCGGAGTCGCCGCTGGTCGTGGACCGGCTCCCGGAGATCCTCACGGACGGCCCGGCCCGGCACCGCTCGTCGGCCCGCCATGTGACGCTCGGCACCCCGCACAGCGAGGAGTACCGGCGTCTGGCCGCGGAGATGCTCGCCGACGTGGAGCTCTCCGACCTGGTGGCCCGCACGGACGAGGAGCTGCACGCGGCCATGGGCCGCCTCGTCCGCTATGAACAGCAGGTTTCCCGGCGGCGTCAGGAGATGCAGCGGACGACGGACGATTGCAGTGCGGAGATCGCCCGCAGGTACCGTGAAGGAGAAGCACAAGTAGACGACCTGCTCGCCTGA
- a CDS encoding MoaD/ThiS family protein, with protein MASGTIRYWAAAKAAAGIAEEPYAEATLAEALSAARARHPGELDRVLLRCSFLVDGDPVGTRAHETVRLAEGGTVEVLPPFAGG; from the coding sequence ATGGCATCAGGGACCATCCGGTACTGGGCCGCCGCCAAGGCCGCCGCGGGGATCGCCGAGGAGCCGTACGCCGAGGCCACGCTGGCCGAGGCGCTCAGCGCGGCCCGTGCGCGACACCCCGGAGAACTCGACCGCGTGCTGCTGCGCTGCTCGTTCCTCGTCGACGGCGACCCCGTGGGCACCCGCGCCCATGAGACGGTACGGCTTGCCGAGGGCGGCACGGTCGAGGTGCTCCCGCCGTTCGCAGGAGGATGA
- the dtd gene encoding D-aminoacyl-tRNA deacylase: MRAVVQRVDGASVVVDGETVGEIVGEGLCVLVGVTHSDTKEKAGQLARKLWSLRILADEKSCSDVGAPLLVISQFTLYGDARKGRRPTWNAAAPGDVAEPLVDEVVARLRALGATVATGRFGAQMRVALTNDGPFTVLLDT, translated from the coding sequence ATGCGAGCGGTGGTGCAGAGGGTGGACGGCGCGAGTGTCGTCGTGGACGGGGAGACGGTCGGGGAGATCGTCGGCGAAGGGCTGTGCGTGCTGGTCGGTGTCACGCACTCCGACACCAAGGAGAAGGCCGGGCAACTCGCCCGCAAGCTCTGGTCCTTGCGGATCCTCGCGGACGAGAAGTCCTGCTCGGACGTCGGTGCGCCGCTCCTCGTCATCAGCCAGTTCACCCTGTACGGCGACGCCCGCAAGGGCCGTCGTCCCACCTGGAACGCGGCCGCTCCCGGCGATGTGGCCGAGCCGCTCGTCGACGAGGTCGTGGCTCGGCTCCGTGCTCTCGGCGCGACGGTGGCCACGGGCCGGTTCGGCGCGCAGATGCGGGTGGCCCTCACCAACGACGGCCCCTTCACAGTCCTCCTGGACACCTGA
- a CDS encoding DUF1416 domain-containing protein yields MCGAKAGGPDASTIKPGETTIQGQVTRDGEPVTGYVRLLDSTGEFTAEVPTSATGQFRFYAAEGTWTVRALVPGGSADRTVVAQTGGLAEVAIAV; encoded by the coding sequence ATGTGTGGAGCCAAGGCCGGTGGCCCTGACGCCTCGACGATCAAGCCCGGTGAGACCACCATCCAGGGCCAGGTGACCCGCGACGGCGAGCCCGTCACCGGTTACGTCCGCCTGCTGGACTCGACCGGCGAGTTCACCGCGGAGGTGCCCACCTCCGCGACGGGCCAGTTCCGTTTCTACGCGGCCGAGGGCACGTGGACCGTACGGGCCCTGGTGCCCGGCGGCTCGGCGGACCGCACGGTCGTCGCCCAGACGGGCGGGCTCGCGGAGGTCGCGATCGCTGTCTGA
- a CDS encoding FABP family protein produces MIEIPSDLHRDLVPLAWLLGNWAGAGVTDFPGSAKANFGQEVSFSHDGRDFLEYHSHTWVLDAEGNKVEPLESESGFWRIDKERKVETVMVRQDGVVEVWYGELADQKPQIDLATDAVARTAASGPYSGGKRLYGYVKGDLMWVGEKQTPEVPLRPYMSAQLKKVVSPEDVAEMARNLGDLPDDGIAFFK; encoded by the coding sequence ATGATCGAGATCCCGTCCGACCTGCACCGCGACCTCGTCCCCCTCGCCTGGCTCCTGGGCAACTGGGCCGGCGCGGGCGTCACCGACTTCCCCGGCTCCGCCAAGGCGAATTTCGGCCAGGAAGTCTCCTTCTCGCACGACGGGCGGGACTTCCTGGAGTACCACTCGCACACCTGGGTGCTCGACGCCGAGGGCAACAAGGTCGAGCCGCTGGAGTCCGAGTCGGGCTTCTGGCGCATCGACAAGGAGCGCAAGGTCGAGACCGTCATGGTCCGCCAGGACGGCGTCGTCGAGGTCTGGTACGGCGAGCTGGCCGACCAGAAGCCGCAGATCGACCTGGCCACCGACGCCGTCGCCCGCACCGCCGCCTCCGGCCCGTACAGCGGCGGCAAGCGCCTCTACGGCTATGTGAAGGGCGACCTGATGTGGGTCGGCGAGAAGCAGACGCCCGAGGTGCCGCTGCGGCCGTACATGTCCGCGCAGCTCAAGAAGGTCGTCTCGCCCGAGGACGTCGCCGAGATGGCGCGCAACCTGGGCGACCTGCCGGACGACGGGATCGCCTTCTTCAAGTAG
- a CDS encoding sulfurtransferase: MSRSDVLVDADWVEAHIDDPQVVIVEVDEDTSAYDKNHIKNAIRIDWTKDLQDPVRRDFIDQEGFEKLLSAKGIANDSTVVLYGGNNNWFASYAFWYFKLYGHQDVKLLDGGRKKWELDSRDLVDGAQVPQRATTSYRAKPQDTSIRAFRDDVVAAIGSKNLVDVRSPDEFSGKLLAPAHLPQEQSQRPGHVPSARNIPWSKNANDDGTFKSDDELRALYEDEQVDLAKDTIAYCRIGERSALTWFVLHELLGQTNVKNYDGSWTEYGSLVGVPIELGANK; the protein is encoded by the coding sequence ATGAGCCGCAGCGACGTCCTGGTAGACGCCGACTGGGTCGAGGCCCACATCGACGACCCGCAGGTCGTGATCGTCGAGGTGGACGAGGACACCTCGGCGTACGACAAGAACCACATCAAGAACGCCATCAGGATCGACTGGACCAAGGACCTCCAGGACCCGGTCCGCCGCGACTTCATCGACCAGGAGGGCTTCGAGAAGCTGCTCTCCGCCAAGGGCATCGCGAACGACTCCACCGTCGTCCTCTACGGCGGCAACAACAACTGGTTCGCCTCCTACGCCTTCTGGTACTTCAAGCTCTACGGCCACCAGGACGTGAAGCTCCTCGACGGCGGCCGCAAGAAGTGGGAGCTGGACTCCCGCGACCTGGTCGACGGCGCCCAGGTGCCGCAGCGCGCCACCACGTCGTACCGGGCCAAGCCCCAGGACACCTCGATCCGCGCCTTCCGTGACGACGTCGTCGCCGCGATCGGCTCGAAGAACCTCGTCGACGTCCGCTCGCCCGACGAGTTCTCCGGCAAGCTGCTCGCCCCGGCCCACCTCCCGCAGGAGCAGTCGCAGCGCCCCGGCCACGTGCCGAGCGCCCGCAACATCCCGTGGTCGAAGAACGCCAACGACGACGGCACGTTCAAGTCCGACGACGAGCTCAGGGCCCTCTACGAGGACGAGCAGGTCGACCTCGCCAAGGACACCATCGCGTACTGCCGCATCGGTGAGCGCTCGGCCCTGACCTGGTTCGTCCTGCACGAGCTGCTCGGCCAGACCAACGTCAAGAACTACGACGGCTCCTGGACCGAGTACGGCTCCCTCGTCGGCGTGCCGATCGAGCTCGGCGCCAACAAGTAA
- a CDS encoding alpha/beta hydrolase, protein MSSGPAGQTARSSVQPITRVQPRATSRSTLLTSDGVRIEAAYDPGPGPVGGPAIVLAHGFTGDLGRPHVRRAATVFAQRAAVITFSFRGHGGSGGQSTVGDREVLDLAAAVAWARSLGHTRVVTVGFSMGGSVVLRHAALHGGRTEARVDAVVSVSAPARWFYRGTAPMRRLHWVVTRRAGRLVGRLGLRTRIHPHEWDPVPPSPTESVPLIAPTPLLIVHGDQDPYFPVDHPRMLAAAAGEGAELWLEPGMGHAEHAADDELLGRIGAWATASWTSATAE, encoded by the coding sequence ATGAGTTCCGGTCCGGCAGGTCAAACGGCGCGATCTTCTGTGCAGCCGATCACTCGCGTTCAGCCGCGCGCCACATCGCGTTCCACGCTCCTTACCTCGGACGGGGTGCGGATCGAAGCCGCGTACGACCCCGGTCCCGGTCCGGTCGGCGGGCCCGCGATCGTGCTCGCGCACGGCTTCACCGGGGACCTGGGGCGGCCGCACGTGCGCCGGGCCGCGACGGTGTTCGCGCAGCGTGCGGCCGTGATCACGTTCTCGTTCCGGGGGCACGGCGGATCCGGCGGGCAGTCCACGGTCGGCGACCGCGAGGTGCTCGACCTGGCGGCGGCCGTGGCGTGGGCGCGCTCGCTCGGGCACACGCGCGTGGTGACGGTCGGCTTCTCCATGGGCGGCTCCGTGGTGCTGCGGCACGCCGCGTTGCACGGGGGGCGCACGGAAGCGCGCGTCGACGCGGTCGTGTCGGTGAGCGCGCCGGCCCGGTGGTTCTACCGGGGTACGGCGCCGATGCGCAGGCTGCACTGGGTGGTGACGCGGCGGGCGGGACGCCTTGTCGGGCGGCTCGGCCTGCGGACCCGGATCCACCCGCACGAGTGGGACCCCGTGCCGCCGTCGCCGACGGAGTCCGTGCCGCTCATCGCCCCGACCCCGCTCCTGATCGTGCACGGCGACCAGGACCCGTACTTCCCCGTCGACCACCCCCGGATGCTGGCCGCCGCCGCGGGCGAGGGGGCCGAGCTGTGGCTGGAACCCGGCATGGGGCACGCCGAGCACGCGGCCGACGACGAACTCCTTGGGCGGATCGGCGCCTGGGCCACGGCATCATGGACGTCGGCAACCGCCGAGTGA
- a CDS encoding LmeA family phospholipid-binding protein produces MSKRAIRILLIVVVVLGGLFVAADRFAVSFAESEAAEKIKAQEGLSSTPDVSIKGFPFLTQVLGGKLDDVEIGIKDYDAKSDGDTIRIANLSATAHGVDFSSDYSSATADSAAGVARISYDELLKAAKAEPVKLPLGATGEVVGLSDGGDGKVKVEVEVSKGGTKLPKPVHVLSSLSVEGDTIKVHADTIPDSLEVLGVKIPLPEGLARDITDFEEKVTDLPGGIRLDTVQAAPDGVDVAVKGENVDLVS; encoded by the coding sequence ATGAGCAAGCGCGCGATACGCATACTTCTGATCGTCGTGGTGGTCCTCGGCGGCCTCTTCGTCGCCGCCGACCGGTTCGCGGTGTCCTTCGCGGAGAGCGAGGCCGCGGAGAAGATCAAGGCCCAGGAGGGCCTGAGCAGCACGCCCGACGTGTCCATCAAGGGCTTCCCGTTCCTCACCCAGGTCCTGGGCGGCAAGCTCGACGACGTCGAGATCGGCATCAAGGACTACGACGCCAAGTCCGACGGCGACACCATCCGCATCGCGAACCTCAGCGCCACCGCGCACGGCGTCGACTTCTCCAGCGACTACAGCTCCGCCACCGCCGACTCCGCCGCGGGCGTCGCCCGGATCTCCTACGACGAGCTCCTGAAGGCCGCCAAGGCCGAGCCGGTGAAGCTGCCGCTCGGCGCCACCGGTGAGGTCGTCGGTCTCTCCGACGGCGGCGACGGCAAGGTCAAGGTGGAGGTCGAGGTCAGCAAGGGCGGCACGAAGCTCCCCAAGCCGGTGCACGTCCTCAGCTCCCTGAGCGTCGAGGGCGACACGATCAAGGTGCACGCCGACACGATCCCGGACAGCCTCGAAGTGCTCGGCGTGAAGATTCCGCTGCCCGAGGGCCTGGCCCGCGACATCACCGACTTCGAGGAGAAGGTCACCGACCTGCCGGGCGGCATCAGGCTCGACACGGTGCAGGCGGCCCCCGACGGCGTGGACGTGGCCGTGAAGGGCGAGAACGTGGACCTGGTCTCCTGA
- a CDS encoding LacI family DNA-binding transcriptional regulator: protein MAKVTRDDVARLAGTSTAVVSYVINNGPRPVAPATRERVLAAIKELGYRPDRVAQAMASRRTDLIGMIVPDARQPFFAEMTHAVEQAASERGKMVLVGNSDYVEERETHYLRAFLGMRVSGLILVSHGLTDQAAAEIDAWDARVVLLHERPEAIDDVAVVTDDVGGAQLATRHLLEHGHAYVACVGGTAETPTVGDPVSDHVEGWRRAMREAGLPTEGRLFEAPYNRYDAYQLALGFLSRPDRPTAIFCSTDDQAIGVLRAARELRIDVPGELAVAGFDDVKEAGLTDPPLTTVASDRPAMARAAVDLVLDDGLRVAGSRRERLKVFPSRLVVRQSCGCEPAAAAGAGL, encoded by the coding sequence GTGGCCAAGGTGACGCGGGACGATGTGGCGCGACTGGCGGGTACTTCGACCGCGGTCGTGAGCTACGTCATCAACAACGGACCCCGGCCGGTCGCCCCGGCCACGCGCGAGCGCGTGCTCGCCGCGATCAAGGAGCTGGGCTACCGCCCGGACCGGGTCGCCCAGGCCATGGCGTCCCGGCGCACGGACCTCATAGGCATGATCGTGCCGGACGCGCGGCAGCCGTTCTTCGCGGAGATGACCCACGCCGTGGAGCAGGCCGCGTCCGAGCGCGGAAAGATGGTGCTCGTCGGCAACTCCGACTACGTCGAAGAACGTGAGACGCACTATCTGCGCGCCTTCCTCGGCATGCGCGTCTCCGGCCTGATCCTCGTCAGCCACGGCCTGACCGACCAGGCCGCCGCCGAGATCGACGCCTGGGACGCGCGCGTGGTCCTGCTGCACGAGCGCCCCGAGGCCATCGACGACGTCGCCGTCGTGACGGACGACGTCGGCGGCGCCCAGCTCGCCACCCGGCACCTGCTCGAACACGGCCACGCCTACGTCGCCTGCGTCGGCGGCACCGCCGAGACCCCGACCGTCGGCGACCCCGTCTCCGACCACGTCGAGGGCTGGCGGCGCGCCATGCGCGAGGCCGGTCTGCCGACCGAGGGCCGCCTCTTCGAGGCCCCCTACAACCGCTACGACGCCTACCAGCTCGCCCTCGGCTTCCTCTCCCGCCCCGACCGCCCCACCGCGATCTTCTGCTCCACGGACGACCAGGCCATCGGCGTCCTGCGGGCCGCCCGCGAGCTGCGCATCGACGTGCCCGGCGAGCTGGCCGTCGCCGGGTTCGACGACGTCAAGGAGGCCGGGCTCACCGACCCGCCCCTCACCACGGTCGCCTCCGACCGCCCGGCGATGGCCCGCGCGGCGGTCGACCTGGTCCTGGACGACGGGCTGCGGGTGGCCGGGTCGCGGCGCGAGCGGCTGAAGGTGTTCCCCTCGCGGCTCGTGGTGCGACAGTCGTGCGGATGTGAGCCCGCGGCTGCCGCGGGAGCCGGCCTCTGA
- a CDS encoding response regulator transcription factor — protein MSPAEGDREYPHPQQRILIVDDEPAVREALQRSLAFEGYGTEVAVDGADALEKAAAYRPDLVVLDIQMPRMDGLTAARRLRSAGSTTPILMLTARDTVGDRVTGLDAGADDYLVKPFELDELFARIRALLRRSTYATASGRTAPEDECLAFADLRMDLATREVTRGTRTVELTRTEFTLLEMFLAHPRQVLTREQILKAVWGFDFEPSSNSLDVYVMYLRRKTEAGGEPRLVHTVRGVGYVLRADASGTGGGA, from the coding sequence ATGAGCCCCGCCGAAGGCGACCGCGAGTACCCGCACCCCCAGCAGCGCATCCTGATCGTGGACGACGAGCCGGCCGTGCGTGAGGCCCTGCAGCGCAGCCTCGCGTTCGAGGGCTACGGCACGGAGGTCGCCGTGGACGGCGCCGACGCGCTGGAGAAGGCCGCGGCCTACCGCCCCGACCTGGTCGTACTGGACATCCAGATGCCCCGGATGGACGGCCTGACGGCCGCGCGCAGGCTGCGGTCGGCGGGCTCGACGACGCCGATCCTGATGCTGACCGCGCGGGACACGGTCGGGGACCGCGTGACGGGCCTGGACGCGGGGGCGGACGACTACCTGGTCAAGCCGTTCGAGCTGGACGAACTGTTCGCGCGCATCCGCGCCCTGCTGCGCCGCAGCACCTACGCGACGGCGTCCGGCCGGACGGCGCCGGAGGACGAGTGCCTGGCCTTCGCCGACCTGCGCATGGACCTGGCGACGCGCGAGGTGACCCGCGGGACGCGCACGGTGGAGCTGACCCGCACGGAGTTCACGCTCCTGGAGATGTTCCTGGCGCACCCCCGCCAGGTCCTGACCCGCGAGCAGATCCTGAAGGCGGTGTGGGGCTTCGACTTCGAGCCGTCGTCCAACTCCCTGGACGTGTACGTGATGTATCTGCGCCGCAAGACGGAGGCCGGCGGCGAGCCGCGTCTGGTGCACACGGTGCGGGGAGTGGGGTACGTGCTGCGCGCCGACGCCTCGGGGACCGGCGGCGGCGCGTGA
- a CDS encoding response regulator transcription factor: MSSLLLLTNALQPSTEVLPALGLLLHNVRVAPAEGPALVDTPGADVILIDGRRDLPQVRSLCQLLRSTGPGCPLLLVVTEGGLAAVTADWGIDDVLLDTAGPAEVEARLRLAMGRQQITADDSPMEIRGGDLSVDEATYSAKLKGRVLDLTFKEFELIKYLAQHPGRVFTRAQLLQEVWGYDYFGGTRTVDVHVRRLRAKLGVEHESLIGTVRNVGYRFVVPEKTERSEKTVRDGAEKADKTARTGDSDGATAGAAKPAAGRAPQAAAERAKEAVARPAQG; encoded by the coding sequence ATGAGTTCTCTGCTGCTCCTGACCAACGCCCTCCAGCCGTCGACGGAGGTGCTTCCCGCCCTCGGCCTGCTCCTTCACAACGTGCGGGTGGCCCCCGCCGAGGGCCCGGCGCTCGTCGACACCCCCGGTGCCGACGTCATCCTGATCGACGGACGGCGCGACCTGCCCCAGGTCCGCAGCCTCTGCCAGCTCCTGCGCTCCACCGGGCCCGGCTGTCCGCTGCTCCTGGTCGTCACCGAGGGCGGCCTCGCCGCCGTCACCGCGGACTGGGGCATCGACGACGTGCTCCTGGACACCGCGGGCCCCGCCGAGGTCGAGGCGCGCCTGCGCCTGGCCATGGGCCGCCAGCAGATCACCGCCGACGACTCCCCCATGGAGATCCGGGGCGGCGACCTGTCCGTGGACGAGGCGACGTACAGCGCGAAGCTGAAGGGCCGGGTCCTGGACCTGACCTTCAAGGAGTTCGAGCTGATCAAGTACCTCGCGCAGCACCCGGGCCGGGTCTTCACCCGCGCCCAGCTGCTCCAGGAGGTCTGGGGCTACGACTACTTCGGCGGCACGCGGACGGTCGACGTGCACGTACGACGGCTGCGGGCCAAGCTCGGCGTCGAGCACGAGTCGCTGATCGGCACCGTGCGCAACGTCGGCTACCGCTTCGTCGTCCCCGAGAAGACCGAGCGGTCCGAGAAGACGGTGCGGGACGGCGCGGAGAAGGCCGACAAGACGGCGCGCACGGGCGACTCCGACGGCGCCACGGCGGGCGCCGCGAAGCCCGCCGCGGGACGGGCGCCGCAGGCCGCCGCCGAACGGGCGAAGGAAGCCGTCGCACGCCCTGCTCAGGGTTGA
- a CDS encoding S1C family serine protease, protein MTEPFRQSDENPSGPQHPQALSAPSAPSAPQQPGYPPQPAFEPAPAGPVHSGRRRARGPVALLAAVALAAAAVGGGTAYAFQTLTGDDSGSSGTRNVNGTSVSAGSKGTVAGVAAAVSPSIVEINATTGSGKSTGSGVIITSDGEIVTNNHVISGATDITVRTSDGKTYKARTVGTDSKKDLALIKLEGASGLKAANLGDSDDVQVGQEVVAIGSPEGLTGTVTSGIVSALDRDVTVSADPGRGQDQNQGQGPGGGWPFEFGGEQFNGDTGSSKTTYKAMQTDASLNPGNSGGALIDMDGNIIGINSAMYSAGSGSGAGGGSESGSVGLGFAIPINTVKADLGKLRAGASG, encoded by the coding sequence ATGACAGAACCCTTCCGCCAGAGCGATGAGAACCCGTCCGGCCCGCAGCACCCGCAGGCCCTGTCAGCCCCGTCGGCCCCGTCGGCCCCGCAGCAGCCCGGTTATCCGCCGCAGCCCGCCTTCGAGCCCGCCCCGGCCGGTCCCGTCCACTCCGGCCGTCGGCGCGCCCGCGGGCCCGTGGCCCTCCTCGCCGCCGTCGCCCTCGCCGCCGCGGCCGTCGGCGGTGGCACCGCGTACGCCTTCCAGACGCTGACCGGCGACGACAGCGGCAGCAGCGGCACACGGAACGTCAACGGCACCAGCGTCTCCGCCGGCAGCAAGGGCACCGTCGCCGGGGTCGCCGCCGCCGTCTCCCCCAGCATCGTCGAGATCAACGCCACCACCGGCTCCGGCAAGTCCACCGGGTCCGGCGTGATCATCACCTCCGACGGCGAGATCGTCACCAACAACCACGTCATCTCCGGCGCCACCGACATCACCGTCCGGACCAGCGACGGCAAGACCTACAAGGCCAGGACCGTCGGCACCGACAGCAAGAAGGACCTCGCGCTGATCAAGCTGGAGGGGGCGTCCGGGCTCAAGGCCGCGAACCTCGGCGACTCCGACGACGTGCAGGTCGGGCAGGAGGTCGTCGCCATCGGCTCGCCCGAGGGCCTGACCGGGACCGTCACCAGCGGCATCGTCTCCGCGCTCGACCGGGACGTCACCGTCTCCGCCGACCCCGGGCGTGGGCAGGACCAGAACCAGGGGCAGGGGCCCGGTGGGGGGTGGCCGTTCGAGTTCGGCGGGGAGCAGTTCAACGGGGACACGGGGTCTTCGAAGACGACGTACAAGGCGATGCAGACCGACGCGTCGCTCAACCCCGGGAACTCCGGGGGCGCGCTCATCGACATGGACGGGAACATCATCGGGATCAACTCGGCCATGTACTCGGCCGGTTCGGGGTCCGGGGCCGGGGGCGGGTCCGAGTCGGGGAGCGTCGGGCTCGGGTTCGCGATTCCCATCAACACGGTCAAGGCGGACCTGGGGAAGCTGCGGGCCGGGGCGAGTGGGTGA
- a CDS encoding putative leader peptide has translation MHRQADLTKRRAVDLCRVAAMLCRTL, from the coding sequence ATGCACCGACAGGCGGACCTCACGAAGCGGCGGGCAGTGGACCTGTGCCGCGTCGCCGCCATGCTCTGTCGCACTCTCTGA
- a CDS encoding Fur family transcriptional regulator — protein sequence MVSTDSDWKSDLRQRGYRLTPQRQLVLEAVDALEHATPDDILSEVRKTASGVNISTVYRTLELLEELGLVSHAHLGHGAPTYHLADRHHHIHLVCRDCTHVIEADLDVAAEFTAKLRGMFGFETDMKHFAIFGRCQDCASPAAADDQERADEAAAE from the coding sequence GTGGTGAGCACCGACTCCGACTGGAAGAGCGACCTGCGGCAGCGCGGGTACCGCCTGACGCCGCAGCGCCAGCTCGTGCTCGAAGCCGTGGACGCACTGGAGCACGCGACCCCCGACGACATCCTCTCCGAGGTCCGCAAGACGGCGTCGGGGGTCAACATCTCCACCGTCTACCGCACCCTGGAGCTCCTGGAGGAGCTGGGCCTGGTCAGCCACGCCCACCTCGGCCACGGCGCCCCCACGTACCACCTCGCGGACCGCCACCACCACATCCACCTGGTGTGCCGGGACTGTACGCACGTCATCGAGGCCGATCTGGACGTGGCCGCCGAGTTCACCGCGAAGCTGCGGGGGATGTTCGGGTTCGAGACCGACATGAAGCACTTCGCGATCTTCGGGCGCTGCCAGGACTGCGCGTCGCCGGCGGCCGCCGACGATCAGGAACGGGCCGACGAGGCCGCCGCGGAATAA
- the ygfZ gene encoding CAF17-like 4Fe-4S cluster assembly/insertion protein YgfZ — protein MKSPLLSLPGAVPAEGVDEGVAAHYGDLFREQRALADGTGFVDLSHRGVVTVTGADRLSWLHLLLTQHVSELPPGQATEALILSANGHIEHALYLVDDGETMWAHVEPGTQDALIAYLESMKFFYRVEVADRTADFAVVHLPAGSIAAVPDGVAVRETPHGRDVFLPRAELSAYAEAHRPAAGLLAYEALRVEHHVPRLAFETDHRTIPHELGWIGSAVHLQKGCYRGQETVARVQNLGKPPRRLVFLHLDGSDVHLPGHGTPLHLAADGPEGRKLGFITTSVRHHELGPVALALIKRNVPVDAELLAGETAAAQEPVVEP, from the coding sequence ATGAAGAGCCCCCTGCTTTCGCTGCCCGGCGCCGTCCCCGCCGAGGGCGTGGACGAAGGTGTCGCCGCGCACTACGGCGACCTGTTCCGCGAGCAGCGTGCCCTCGCCGACGGCACCGGATTCGTCGACCTCTCGCACCGCGGCGTCGTCACCGTCACCGGCGCCGACCGGCTGAGCTGGCTGCATCTGCTGCTCACCCAGCACGTCAGCGAACTGCCCCCGGGGCAGGCCACCGAAGCGCTGATCCTCTCCGCGAACGGGCACATCGAGCACGCCCTGTACCTGGTCGACGACGGCGAGACGATGTGGGCGCACGTCGAGCCCGGCACGCAGGACGCGCTCATCGCGTACCTGGAGAGCATGAAGTTCTTCTACCGCGTCGAGGTCGCCGACCGCACCGCCGACTTCGCCGTGGTGCACCTGCCCGCCGGGTCCATCGCGGCCGTCCCGGACGGCGTCGCCGTCCGGGAGACGCCGCACGGCCGCGACGTCTTCCTGCCCCGCGCGGAGCTCTCCGCGTACGCCGAGGCGCACAGGCCCGCCGCCGGGCTCCTCGCCTACGAGGCCCTGCGCGTCGAGCACCACGTACCGCGGCTCGCCTTCGAGACCGACCACCGCACGATCCCCCACGAGCTGGGCTGGATCGGCTCCGCCGTCCACCTCCAGAAGGGGTGCTACCGCGGACAGGAGACCGTCGCCCGCGTCCAGAACCTCGGCAAGCCGCCGCGGCGCCTCGTCTTCCTCCACCTCGACGGCAGCGATGTGCACCTGCCGGGGCACGGCACGCCCCTCCACCTCGCCGCGGACGGGCCCGAGGGCCGCAAGCTCGGCTTCATCACCACGTCCGTACGCCACCACGAGCTGGGGCCCGTCGCGCTCGCGCTCATCAAGCGCAATGTGCCTGTCGATGCGGAGCTCCTGGCCGGGGAAACGGCTGCCGCCCAGGAGCCAGTAGTCGAACCCTGA
- a CDS encoding DUF3099 domain-containing protein, translated as MYARRRHVYFAMMGTCLALFVLAWGVVRLWSVPVAVGMCVVAMVIPPVAAMVANRRGPEDRWWDDPSGDPKSDEWWDELDGRRRH; from the coding sequence ATGTACGCGCGACGGCGTCATGTGTACTTCGCCATGATGGGCACCTGCCTGGCCCTGTTCGTCCTGGCCTGGGGTGTCGTGCGGCTCTGGTCGGTCCCTGTGGCTGTCGGCATGTGCGTCGTGGCGATGGTGATCCCGCCGGTCGCCGCGATGGTCGCCAACCGGCGCGGTCCCGAGGACCGCTGGTGGGACGACCCCTCGGGGGATCCGAAATCCGACGAGTGGTGGGATGAGCTGGACGGCAGGCGCCGCCACTAG